Proteins encoded within one genomic window of Companilactobacillus sp.:
- the gatB gene encoding Asp-tRNA(Asn)/Glu-tRNA(Gln) amidotransferase subunit GatB yields the protein MNFETTIGLEVHVELKTLSKMFSPSPVAYGAEPNTNTNVIDFGFPGVLPSVNKGGYRLGVMVALALNAEIEQHTHFDRKNYFYPDNPKAYQLTQHEKPLGHDGWLEVEVGGKKKKIGIEELHVEEDAGKNTHIGNSSFVDLNRQGTPLVEIVSKADMHSPEEAYAYLEKLRQIVQFTGASDVKMEEGSMRVDTNISITPIGSDKLGTKVELKNLNSFNFVKQGLAYEEKRQSAILKNGGTIGQETRRFDEKSGETVLMRVKSGADDYRYFPEPDLPAFDIDPAWIKQIKDSLPEPAEDRRARYINELGIPEYDAGVLTDTKEMSDFFDETVKFDANPKLVSNWLMGEVNGYLNEKKIGLLQTKLTPEHLAKMINLISDGTISSKIAKKVFQETISNGTEPEGWVKEKGLIQESDPNVLKPMIIGVLDNNQQSIDDFKNGKDRAVGFLVGQIMKQTHGQANPKVVNKILMEELNSR from the coding sequence ATGAATTTTGAAACAACAATCGGTCTAGAAGTCCACGTTGAATTAAAGACCCTCTCAAAGATGTTTAGTCCTTCACCAGTTGCATATGGTGCAGAACCTAATACAAATACCAATGTTATCGACTTTGGTTTTCCAGGTGTACTTCCTTCAGTTAACAAGGGTGGATACCGTTTAGGCGTTATGGTTGCCTTGGCACTTAATGCAGAGATCGAACAACACACTCATTTTGATCGTAAGAACTATTTCTACCCAGATAACCCAAAGGCTTATCAATTAACACAACATGAAAAGCCACTAGGGCATGACGGCTGGCTAGAAGTTGAAGTCGGCGGCAAAAAGAAGAAGATCGGTATCGAAGAACTTCACGTTGAAGAAGATGCCGGTAAGAATACACATATTGGCAATAGCTCATTCGTTGACTTGAACCGTCAAGGAACACCGCTAGTTGAAATTGTTTCAAAAGCTGATATGCATTCACCTGAAGAAGCTTATGCATACCTTGAAAAGCTCCGTCAGATCGTGCAATTTACTGGTGCATCAGACGTTAAGATGGAAGAAGGTTCAATGCGTGTTGATACCAACATTTCTATCACACCAATTGGATCCGATAAATTAGGTACTAAAGTCGAATTGAAAAACTTGAACTCGTTTAACTTTGTTAAGCAAGGTCTTGCTTATGAAGAAAAACGTCAATCAGCTATTTTGAAGAATGGTGGCACAATTGGTCAAGAAACTCGTCGTTTTGATGAAAAATCAGGCGAAACAGTCTTGATGCGTGTTAAGTCTGGTGCGGATGATTATCGTTATTTCCCAGAACCAGATCTACCAGCTTTTGACATTGACCCTGCTTGGATCAAACAAATCAAAGATTCTCTTCCTGAACCTGCTGAAGATCGTCGTGCAAGATATATCAACGAATTAGGAATTCCTGAATACGATGCCGGCGTTTTGACAGATACAAAGGAAATGTCAGACTTCTTTGATGAAACAGTTAAGTTTGACGCAAATCCAAAACTAGTTTCTAACTGGTTGATGGGTGAAGTAAACGGATATTTGAACGAAAAGAAAATCGGTTTGCTACAAACTAAATTGACACCAGAACATCTAGCTAAAATGATCAATTTGATCTCTGATGGAACTATTTCATCGAAGATCGCCAAGAAGGTTTTCCAAGAAACAATCAGTAATGGAACAGAACCTGAAGGTTGGGTCAAAGAAAAAGGTCTGATCCAAGAATCAGATCCAAATGTCTTGAAACCTATGATCATTGGAGTTTTGGATAATAACCAACAATCTATTGATGACTTTAAAAATGGTAAAGACCGTGCAGTTGGTTTCTTAGTTGGACAAATTATGAAACAAACTCATGGACAAGCTAATCCAAAGGTCGTTAACAAGATCTTGATGGAAGAACTAAATAGCCGTTAG
- the gatA gene encoding Asp-tRNA(Asn)/Glu-tRNA(Gln) amidotransferase subunit GatA → MDYLNETIDSLHDKLVNKEVTAENLTKETLDRIHSKEDKLNAFVTVNDDATDDAKKVDEAGIDGRLSGIPIAIKDNILTNGLLTTASSKILSNFMPIYDATVMEKLNAAGAINVGKTNLDEFAMGSSTETSYYGTSHNAWDYTKVPGGSSGGSAAAVAAGDAIAALGTDTGGSIRQPSSFNGIFGIKPTYGRVSRWGVVAFSSSLDQVGVMSKRVEDSAEVLQTIAGHDVHDSTSSDKEVPDWRANLNKDMHGVKIAVPKEFWHEGTNPEVLKTIDAALDVYRKLGATVEEVSLPTLKHAVEVYYVIASSEASSNLQRYDGVRYGFRAKDVKNIKELFVNSRSEGFGDEVKRRIMLGTFALSAGAYDAYFKKAAEVRTLFINELDDVLSKYDLIAGPVTTTTAFGIGEKVDDPLAMYRNDILTIPANLAGLPAASVPAGLADNMPVGLQLMAKKFDEQSIFNAAYALQEENKFYEQIPTALKEED, encoded by the coding sequence GTGGATTACTTAAACGAAACTATCGATTCATTGCATGACAAGCTAGTTAATAAAGAAGTCACTGCTGAAAATCTTACTAAAGAAACTTTGGACCGCATTCACAGTAAAGAAGATAAGCTAAATGCTTTTGTTACTGTAAATGACGACGCCACAGACGATGCTAAAAAGGTCGATGAAGCCGGAATTGACGGCAGATTATCTGGTATTCCGATTGCAATCAAGGATAATATTTTGACAAACGGTTTATTGACAACTGCTTCAAGTAAAATTTTGTCTAACTTTATGCCTATTTATGACGCCACAGTTATGGAAAAATTAAACGCTGCTGGCGCTATTAATGTTGGTAAGACTAACCTAGATGAGTTCGCCATGGGTTCATCAACTGAAACTTCATACTACGGAACATCTCACAATGCTTGGGATTACACCAAGGTTCCTGGTGGTTCATCTGGTGGTTCTGCTGCGGCAGTCGCTGCAGGGGATGCTATCGCTGCTTTAGGTACAGATACTGGTGGCTCAATTCGTCAACCATCATCATTTAATGGTATTTTTGGTATCAAACCAACTTATGGTCGTGTTTCACGTTGGGGCGTTGTCGCCTTTAGTTCAAGTTTGGATCAAGTCGGCGTGATGTCAAAACGTGTTGAAGACTCTGCTGAAGTTCTTCAAACTATTGCAGGACATGATGTTCACGATTCAACTAGTTCAGATAAAGAAGTACCTGACTGGCGTGCTAACTTGAATAAAGATATGCATGGCGTTAAGATTGCTGTTCCTAAGGAATTCTGGCATGAAGGTACTAATCCAGAAGTTCTTAAGACAATTGATGCTGCTTTAGATGTATATCGTAAATTAGGCGCAACAGTTGAAGAAGTTAGTTTACCAACTTTGAAGCATGCGGTTGAAGTTTATTACGTTATCGCATCTTCAGAAGCATCTTCTAACTTGCAAAGATATGATGGTGTTCGTTACGGATTCCGTGCTAAAGACGTTAAGAATATCAAAGAATTATTTGTTAACTCACGTTCAGAAGGATTTGGCGATGAAGTTAAACGTCGTATCATGTTAGGAACATTTGCACTTTCTGCAGGTGCCTATGATGCGTACTTCAAGAAGGCTGCTGAAGTTAGAACCTTATTCATCAACGAATTGGACGATGTTTTAAGCAAATATGATTTGATTGCCGGACCAGTTACAACTACAACTGCATTCGGTATCGGCGAAAAAGTCGATGATCCATTGGCAATGTATCGAAACGATATCTTGACTATTCCTGCTAACTTGGCTGGATTGCCAGCTGCTTCGGTACCTGCAGGTTTGGCTGACAATATGCCAGTTGGTCTACAATTGATGGCTAAGAAATTTGATGAACAATCAATTTTCAACGCTGCTTATGCACTCCAAGAAGAAAACAAATTTTATGAACAAATCCCAACTGCATTAAAGGAGGAAGACTAA
- the gatC gene encoding Asp-tRNA(Asn)/Glu-tRNA(Gln) amidotransferase subunit GatC, with the protein MISKDEILHVAELANLKFKDDEVDGFVSQLDKIVTMASNLSTVDTKGVEPTYHMGDTKTVFREDKGVHTQTREQLLENVPEVQDNLIKVPSIVDKEED; encoded by the coding sequence ATGATTTCAAAAGACGAAATTTTACACGTTGCTGAACTAGCAAATTTAAAATTCAAAGACGATGAGGTTGATGGATTCGTTTCACAACTAGATAAGATCGTTACAATGGCAAGTAACCTTTCAACTGTTGATACTAAAGGCGTTGAACCAACTTACCACATGGGTGACACTAAGACAGTCTTCCGCGAAGACAAGGGTGTTCATACTCAAACTAGAGAACAATTGCTTGAAAACGTTCCAGAAGTTCAAGACAACTTGATCAAGGTTCCATCAATTGTTGACAAGGAGGAAGACTAA